From the Fusarium oxysporum Fo47 chromosome X, complete sequence genome, the window CCATTACCTTTTTTGATGGACAGGAAAACATCGACTTTGACAGCATTGCCAAGCATGTCCAACGACTTCTCAAAGCTGAAATCACCGGGCTGGTAGTCCACGGCAGTAATGGCGAAGCCACCCATCTAAGCGACAAAGAACGGGTAGAAATCATCTCGTACATTCGGTCCACGGCCAACCTTTTCGAACGACAGACGCCAATTATTGCTGGGTGCAGCTCCAATAGTGTGCGCCAGACACTAGAGCTTATTAGTCAAGCTCAACTGGCTGGGGCAGACTACGCGCTGGTTCTTCCACCTAGCTATTGGGCAGCCGCCATGACAAAGCCTATTATTCAATCTTTCTACAGAGATGTATATTCTTGACGTCCCCTCGGATAACGTGACCTTGAATAACCCGTGATAGGTGGCCGCTGAATCAAAGTTGCCTATAGTTATCTATAACTTCCCGCATGTAGCGAGTGGAATCGATGTTGATTCTGATCTTATCGTCGAGTTGGCGAGAGAGCTGCCCAATATTAGCGGTGTCAAGCTAACCTGTGGAAATCTTGGTAAGCTTCAAAGGGTTACTGCTGCCCTTACGACCGAAAAGTTCTCTGCCTTTGCAGGCAAGGCAGATTTTATGCTCCCGGGCCTGGTTTGTGGCTCAGCAGGTGTTATCGCCGCCCTAGCCAACGTGGTTCCTAGAGTCCATGTTGAGCTATTACGGGCCTACTCAGCAGGTGACTTAGAGCGAGCAGCAGCGATACAGAAAGGTCTTTCTAGTGCCGATGCCGCTTTGCTAAAGTTTGGAATCTCGGGTGTTAAGACATCCTGCCGCAAGTGGTTTGGTTATGGCGATGGCCGGGTGAGGCGTCCTCTTCCAACTGTAGAGCTCTCAAGCATGGATGGAGATGCAGTACAGTCAATTGAGCGGCTGATCGAGCTGGAAAATTCTTTGGTCAGTGGAAGCCCCAACTTATAAAAAACACAGGATATGAGCAATAGAATTGGAATCTTAGATGGCGGTCGTGCTGTACTATGTCGATGTGTGTCTGTTGTTAAGTTGCTCCCATCTGGTGCATGTCATGAGGATGAATCTGTTACAGGAGACTTTCCAACGGAAAGCTCCATTCGACAAAGACTTGATTTGAGAGAGTCACCATGGGAGGGCTCTGAGTGAATAGACACTACTGGAGACAAGGTAACGAAAGTGTACAAGCCGGCCAATTTCTCGGCTGTCAACCTGATGACGACTCACGCCATCCTCTAAGAACTTTGCAGACTACAGCTACTGAAACTCAAGGACCGTTCACTCCCTTACCATCTTGGTTTGAGTCTGCGAAGGGGTTAAGTTTTGTCTCTCTAGACAAAAGCTTGCTCTCCAAATACTTAGAGATGGAccctccttcttgccagcaTTCTCTTTACGGACATCTTGAAGCATCTAGAGAAATACGCTGTTATAAAACTAAATGTAGATAAGATTCATCCCTACAATACTCTAATCCGCCTTATTAAAGCTTCACTTTTTGAAACTATCTTTAAACGGAGGAGCTTTGAGAAGGGCGTCCTAATGATGGCAAGCATACATTTAGTCATCAGATATGGCGATACCATCTTTGCCACGACTGTAAATATCTGCATTATATAATCCATTGGCTAAGGCCGGGTCTTCTGCACGATGTATAATTCTTTAAGTAGCATCGACATACGATTCAGCGTCTTTAAATGCATTATTAAGACACTGGTGACGGTCTAAAGGAAAGTGATTAGATGAGTTTTAGTAAAGCAGCGCGCCCATACCTATAGGGAACTATTAGATAAAAGAATCAtgtaataattataaagatgCACTAACTCAGCAATAAGGAGGATATTAAGACGGGTAGATTGATGGtaagctatataaataaagccagtaatatataatacttacttaATAAGAGGTATTTCTACCTGGCTAGCAAGTCAGCCAACATTAATATCTTAAACCAGCTTTATAGCCCTGCTCGGTGCCATAATTATTAGGAGACTAGCCATAAATCTTATACCTAAAGCCATGCGATAAGCTAGATAAGGCATAATGGGCAacctttccttctttctgGGCAGAAATTTGGCGTCAGACGGACGAAAGTCGACACCTAACCCAGAGCCAGTGCGAGCTGAGCGCCAGTCAAATTTGCAATGACGACGGGAAAATTAAGCCGAGAGGAGAGTTGAGACGGggagaaacagaaacttACCAACTATTAACACTGCAGTCAATCACCAATAACAAACAGCTTCAAGTTGACAGACCATGCTTTAGCTGCTGAAGATAGGATGCCGAACACTTGAAGTCGGCCTTCAAGCAGATCTATGAAGCGGAGTTAAGCGAGGCTTCAACGAAAAAGACTTAAGAAGAGGCTTTCCCTTATATAGACCGGATCAATGCGGAGGAATCGTAAATAGCTTAGCGTACCTGCTGGCCCGATGAGATTCGTTCTCCCGACCGTAATAAAATCTATCTATCTACCATCTCATTATATCGATCCTTGCTTATTACGATTAATAAATGaactctcctcctcctcagcaatgGTATCCATCACAAGAAGATCTTGTACTAGATATCAATATCTGGGCAGCAATCGGAGACTATAAACTTATAACCTGAAGAACAACTACAAAAAGGTCTGGTCGACTTACAATTACCTACGCGTGTAATTAATTTCGCACTAACTGCCAATATTCAATAGTAGCCAAGGTTAGGCTCTTCTGAAGAGGGAAAGAAGCTGTTATGTTGTAATCCGTTGATGGCTGCAGACAGGTCCCAATCATGGGAATAGTGCTGTGGCTGCCAGGGTGGTTCACTTTCTGCGGCTAGTTTCTGTGAACTCGTTGATTAATCGATCAATTTTTCTTCCCTACGCATGCAACCCCCAAAGAATATCGATCTCACGCATGATTAGCTCCGGCGCGGTCATCACGAAGTCGTGGCTGCCAGGCAAGACCTTCCACATTACGCGCTCCTGGCCTCCGAGTAGTGGCAGCCCATTCTTTTCGTACCACGTAGTGTTGATAACCTCGTCTGCATCACCAATTATTACAGCTGTGCTGCCCACCTTTCGCTTCCCTAACGCCCGCCAGACCCGATGCTGATCCGTCAAGGGCGAGAATCGCGCACAGGATGTAAAGGCGGGGACGAAACCGCGGTGATGCGCTACTATCCATGGCATATACGCAGACACCTGCTCTTGAAGTGACAGCTTGTTGACGCTTGAACTAGCTGTCCAGAGATCGGTAGGAATCTTATCAGTCTCCTGAGGTGAGCTATGTTGCTCTTTTACCCCACCGCTGTTCGTAGTGCTTTGCAATTGAACACGCATTAAGGCATGCAATACACGCTTCGGTACAAGACCTGACTTGAACAGGAACCAGAAGGTCAAGCCTAGATCGGTTGAGCGGATGAGTCCAGCTGGAGCGAGCAGAATCAGGCTCGAAACCATGTGAGGAAAGTCGACGGCAAAAGAGGCAGCGATGGCTCCACCGAGTGAATAGCCAATTAATCTTAATGAGTTTGAACCTGTCCATGAGagtggagaagaagccagcaCGAGTAGAACCTGAGTTGTGTAAAGGCGAATGTCGTAAGGCAGGTCGCCGACGCCATCTGAAAACCCCCGACCAAAGAGGTCGAATAGCAAAACCCGACAACCGCGGGAGACTAGAGCTTTAGCTATAGGACCCAGTGTCATTGCACAAGTGGACATGCCATGTATCAGAACGACTTTTGGCCCTGTCTCCGGTCCCCATTCGTAGACGCGGATGGAGCCGTACTTAATTTAATGAGTATGATGAACATCTAAGGTGGAGGACATGGACAGCTTACTTCGGTTTCAACGTCGCGGGCACCCGGAAAGAAGTCAGGCTGGTAAGGTAGGTTTTTAATTTCCTCTTCGGGGAGAGAACGACTAATGTGGAGGGGGGAGGGTATTATCTGCGGATCAGTTGGATACAGAGTATAATAAGCAATGAGAAGGAAGCAGAATGTTGTAAAGGCTGTGAGGGCAATCAACGCAACGTGCTCCATTTTGATTAGCTCCAGAGAAATACGTTTGTGTGCCGTAACAGAGGCAGTAAGTCACCTTTAAGCAAGCAAATGATACATCTGTTGTGGATATTCGGCATTGGATGAACGGCATCGAATGGCCGATCCTGCAGCGCTAGAAGTAATTAATGTAACCAACTAGCTGGAAGTGTCGGGCCAAAACAAACTTTCTGCAGGGATAATAGTGCCACAGGAGACGGATAGCACGGCAGTACGTAACCTAGTAAGTTCTGAGTTTGGAATGAGCATTTCTTTTTAACTTTCTGTGCTATCCTCCTACTTGTGCCATGCCCCCACTATTACAACCCAACACATTCTAATACACATAAGAATAGGTGCCCTACCTTTTTCCTCTAATAAATAtctacctaccctataataagttaaatacatgctatttaacttatataataaagaaagacAAACAGAGTTAAACCGACTTTATTTAACTCTTAtataccttaatatatatatatatttatttagcagtaaataaaacttagcttattagctattaataaagcatctttatattaataagcctaaactatattacttaataattaagagataataatactttttttttttttttttttttcccttgcCGTCAGCCTTAtacgaggccatcgagctttttaacttttctataaaggcttaaacagtaagacccctatagcaggccaTTATTGCAGATTTcaaaattatataaggtttatctgcctcAATGGCGcaattactgccttaaccAGGCAGTATTAATGCCAGCTCTCAGCAGTTAggtcacccttcttccttcatcccACCCAAAGGACTGGTCTTTAAACGacctttaaaataataatactttatattatttagtattatgccttatattatttataaatataaacctaatataaattagtttacctatttagaaacctagctattatatattaataactcttatttagattatattatataatactaagtaatatctatattataatacctattacTCTAAGCTGCCCTTTAACTATAGGATATACTATGTGACGAATATAGTTTTAAACAGGGAAACTAgtccatactaggtttatgtttaCAGATGGCATAGggcattaatactaagcGAGTTGGTTatcacgtctcttaataatCAAGTAATACgtattaggcttattaatataaagaagtcttattgATAGCTAGTGagctaagtctataaaagtaCTAACGAATGTGgtttatatactaaaggtgATCTAAGAGGATCACTGAGGCAGTTGGATCACGGTGATCCTGGATCACGGTAGCTCCTGGAGCGTCGTGATCCTGTCTGCGAGGTGATCTAGCTCTGATTGGTCCGTAGCCGTCGAGGGGCTGATGCCTTGCATGAGTTttttgtggggtacacgtgacgtaaccgctaggGTCGTAATATACTAAGTACTTTATACCCCGTAAAGAAGTATAACTCCTTATAGAGGAATTATAAGAGATcctaatagaaataaataagaaaaaagaaatataaagtCCTCTTATTTACTTAAACtcttataagaataaagCTAAGAAGCTTAAAAAGAAACTTTATAGCCTaggaaaataatataatatgctcttagataatattaaaaataaaaattagattataaaaaatagaattaaggctttaaagaaaaaagtaattaaccttattgaaattataaagttatttaataaaatagctaaaaatagctaaaaaatatataataagtatattaaatatacctaagctcttattattattaaaaaagacCTTAaagagatccttagacctTATTAGCCTAATctatttaatagtaatattaataaattataagaattcCTTATTAGCCTTTAAAGTTAGtaaatatattacctaatttagtttattattaaaaagttaaagatctaatataaaataagatttattaaaaataaggtattataaataataaatcctattatttataattatattaataatttactaataaataataataagtaattaaatatatttataagaaatataaatattttaaagtaaaacttaaaaataagtttagaattataaataaaaaataaaagataaaaatctaataacttaaataaaaagGACTTAGTCTAAGctatcttataaaatattactactaagtattataacttaatatattttaatttatataaaataaatatattactattttcctttaataaatatttacCTACCTTagaataaattaaatatatattatttaacttatataataaaaaaagataaataaaataaaattcACTTagtttaacttatatatattataacatttatatatatttatttaataataaataaaacttagcttactagctattaataaaacatctttatatttataagcctaatatatactacttaattattaagaaatataatattttatattacttaatattataacttatattatttataaatataaacttaatataaattaatttatttattaagaaacctaagtattatattaactagtaAAATTAAACTATGGTaaaaaagcctatataatatatatatacctagGACTTAAATCTAAAGTtaaggatattataataaatattagacCTAAGCCTAAAAACctaaataaacttattaatattattataatttattaacCTTTTAAGTTTATACTTAAATAGCCTACTTCTTAAAAGTAAGATATTTTTTAAAAGAAtttaagtaaataataaattaatattatataataatatctaataagtaaataataagtatataagtattaaatagcttaaaagagtttattaattataaataatacttattattaagttaaatattaaatgaattattttaaatagttttaaaatctaataaaataaactaaataataGCCTAAGAgtaacttttaaattaaagttatatcTTAGCTTAcataatatattataaataagttattaaatttaaaaccttaagttaaataaaataataaaaatataaaaataatataatattatagctaaGGGCTTTAAAACTTATTaaaaactaataataatatatattataagaattttTAACTTAAAGAAAAagttaagttaattaaaaaaagagaaaattataataatattaaatcctaataaatattttataactcTTAGAGAGACTTTAGTTAGtttaaggtttatattaaataagataacttattatatatctattagGGTAAAGTTTATTTCTTTAAGTAAGTAAGAGTTAAAATTAAAGgctagctttattattaaagttaaaaaggaaaatatatcttattaactacCTAAGTAgttatagtaaataataaaagaaattaaagtataataaataaatctacttataatttattaaatatataattctatatatttttattaattaaattaaattttatataagtaaatttaataagttttaataaagttttatttattttaccTAGTAAAAGAGGGGTAGTAATAAAAGAGGCgctataaattataatttttatattttcttagtaattaccttaagtatataaattatatttattaggtacttataattacttataagCTAGGTATTCTAAGTATTAGCTTTAaaatcttattttaatttatttataaatagtaCTTTTCCTTAAATGTTTTTAGCTATAGCAGGAACTAAAACAAGAATAAAAGGGTAGTAAAGACAAATAGGAATTAATATAGAGCTGAGAGATAACGTGGAGCCTCTTTTATAAACGAGTTGAAAATTTATTTTCCTGAATTCCTAAACATTAGGAACTTCGGGGACGAACTCCTTAAACTACTAGGGTTTCCCGAAGACGAATAATCCTCGGACATGTCCGCCGAGTCGATAAGACTATCACCACTACCCCGCgttttatattaaaaatactaaCCGGTGATATGAGTCTTATCGGGTTAGGAAGGCAGGGTGATAGGAATCTGGACCAGGAAGGATGCGGTTAGGTTAGACACTATCTCGGGAGTCCACACATGTTATCAAATATTCGCCCCGCATTGAATGGAGTAATAACGGACTTGTTGGGGGTAATATTTACAGCTTGACTCTAATGTATCTGGGTCTCAGTAGCGACTTTTGGCACAAGTCCTGTTTGTTATGGTTGTTTTGAGCAGATGAGCCAATCCCGCTGTAGTGGTAAAGAATCGACTATCTAGCAAAACAAGAGTCCTGCCCAGGAGCAGCCTAGTTTGTGTCTAGCATCAAGGGTATCTTGGAGAAGCCAGTTCTGGAGGAGTAAAAAAGCATGGTATGGGATGGTCAAggaccaagtccaaggatATCAACAAAGGTTTACAATGACTGAACAATCAAACAATTAACCGAAAATCTGATCAAAAATGAATCGACCATTCAGTTAGGTTAGCCCTTGTCTTGACCATGACCGACTCACTCTATTGCGTGAAAGTGGTCATCTGCACACACAGTCCAGCAGCATCTGGTCTATTGCAAGGAGTGCCTTCTCGGGTTAAGGCACAAGTTGAACTTTCTATCCATATGAACCCGCTGATGATGGCATGAGAATTTCCCCATAACCTCAGGCCTTGTCAACTTATCCCTCTCGTTGGTCATTGAAAATCGACCAAAATGACTGGCTAGACTCCCTCCTGCAACGAAACAGGATTCATTAGTGAGCAAGTTGACGATTCTCTATCTATTTACAACAAGAGTCCCAGTAGATTAGTAGGTTTGGGGTACAAATTAATTGACTATGATAAGGCAAGGTAAGCGGTCTCAACTGATTATCTAGCACCATCTCCGAGTCCCTCCCGCACCGCATTACTATCTAGGCAAGGCCGTTATGGATTGGTGTATATTGGTCGGCTCCGTTCAATTCTCAAGTTTATCAGACAATGCTCGGCGCCAAGTGGAGTCAATGGAACAAGGTTTGTCTCTAGGCTGGCGGTCATGCTTCAGGTAAATACAAGTCTTGATTCGCAAGGTTTCCAAAACCTCCATAATCGGAGCAAGCTTTGCCCCGAACACCCCGGATATTGGTATGTTCGTTCCATTTAGGAGAAATCTAGTCCGCCGGTATCACAATCAGCATACCCGGGTCCCGATATTATTTCCTTATGAGCATCAACTTGTATCATGTTGTCGGTATAGAATTGAGACTTTACTCACGATTAGAAGCAACTTGATGAATGTGATTCCACCATGTCTCGAGAAGACTGGTGGGGAAATTGTACTGACTATGGTATCAATTGCACATGGAGAACGGTGTTTCGTTGGGAAATTGTAGGCAGAAGGAGATTTTACATGGGGTGATGAAAAGTCCTTGGCAAGATTTCGAACAAGTCAAAACATGATACTGCGCTCAACATATCGCCATAGATTGGCCTAATCAGGGGAAAGGGCTGTTGACGGAGATGCTCGCTATGAATACTTCATCGTAGCGTCGTGTAGGTCCGACACGTTAACACTGTGGTGCATTTGTACAATCTCTTGACTGGTGTCATTACTCCAGCTATGAAGAGATAAAAAGACGTGGGGTTGTCTTTTGAATACATCAGCGTGGCTTGTAGGCAGTAAAGATTGGTGAAATAACTCGATCGACATTGACAAGTTTCGATATTGTGCTATGAAAATATGAACTAGAATACATCCAAGAATACAAAGATGCATCCCTTTTGCTCGGCAAGACTGGCTAATTTTCTTTCACTGGGATCTCATGGTGATGAGAAACTATGTGACCGTCGGCCTCGAGGACAGGACCATGGAATGATTTCCTCTTGCCACCCCACCAGAGAACAGTAATCAAGGCCAAAGTCCCCACAAGCACAACAGCTTGATAGTTCATCGACTCAGCAGTTACCGGGAGCGACAAGGGAAAACAGAAAAGGATGGTATAGAGCAGTGCATAACATGAGGCAAAGACATTACAGAAGGTGCCAGTGATTCTCCCAAGGTCAAAGTATCGCTTAGGCATGACGCTTCGTCCACGGATAATGAGTATAGCTTGCGGCAAAGCACAAGTGATGTTGGTTGACATGATGGCTAAGCCAATAATGCTATTATATGCGGCCGTAGACGCAACATATAACAGGCCAAACACGATCATGAAAACTCCCGCGAGCGCAGTTGCATTGACCGGCACCCGGAGAGTTGGATGGATCTTGCTAAAGATGTGAGAGTATGGAAGGCCGCCGTCTCGAGAGAAGGCCCAGATGAGTCGACCGGAAGTGACATAACAGCTGACGAGGGCACCGTAGTAGATGAAGCAAATCCAGACAGTGAAGAAAGTGGCAGCAGCTTGAGAGCGGATAGCTTGCATGAACACCTCAAAGACTGGAATAGCTGCCGCTGAGACCTTATCGAGATTGTTGGTACTGAATAGCAGGGCAATGCTCCAGGGGACACTTGTAACAGTTCCGATAGCCATAATAAGGGCAATGACCTTAGGAACTGTACGTTCGGGATTAGGCATCTCTTCAGCAATGTGAGTGGCGCCATCTAAGCCCAGAAAGCCATACATGGCCTGGCCAGTGGCGAGAAGAAATGCCAGGCCATCAGGCCATCCAGTGACATTAACCCATTCTGCAAAGATCACTTTGGCAGGCTGCTTTGGGCTGCTTGTTGCAAGAATGGTTACGAAGGCAAcacaaaggccaagaagggatgagaagaaaaaaatCTTCTCAGCAGTGGGGACCCAGCGGGGGAGCATCACAATCAAGACACCGGACAGGATTGTGATGAGAACATAGACAAGCCACACTTGCCAAGGCTTCCAGACATACGTCGGATGGTAGAGGGAGGCAATGACGAGCGAGGTCTGAGAACAGAAGACGGTAGTGCTAGCAGTGGTGAAAAGCCAGCCTATTCGCTCTATGTCAATGATTTATAttcaagaaaagaaggacaTTATAGGTGCCTACCTAAGATGCTGATCCAGCCAACGGTAAATGCCACGGGGGCTCTGTACTTCTCGGTCGAAACCATGAATGCGTAACTGCAAGCGGCGATTAGTAGTTTTGAAAATTGGTAATGCGAGTACACACAAGCGCGCGCATGCGCACACCATGGGGAGCAGAGGGGCGTACTGATATTGGCCACCACTGGAAGGGAAGGCAGAAGATAGCtcagcaaggccaagagcCAGGACTGTGCAGGCGAAGCACGCCAGAACAAGACAGAAGACGACTGCTGGGCCACCACCAGCCAGTAAAGGTGGGACAAAGGTTGCAGAGTATCCAATCCatgtgttggtgatggaaaATGCGATAGCCAATGTAGAGCGAAGGGAGAAGATCCGAGGCATCTCTTGGGTAGACGAAACGGtggcctcagcagcagaggcATCGCCTCGCTCACTTTGAGCCTCGGTATGGTCCATGATGGATGTGAGTTTGTCGACTAGATGATTAAGGGAAAGTGAGGAAGCAGAAACATAGAAGGATTAAAGGTTTCCAGAGGGCTTTTGAACAGTTGCTGTGGTTGTTTGAGATGAAAGTTGGGAATGAGACCATGAGAAGGAGTCGTCAATTCAAGAGGCAACAAACCCCAATTTGAGCCACAATTGATTCCGCATGAGCAGCTTTCCTTTTCGACCCCAACGATAAAAGACCACCACCCCATGTTGGAGTTTCGTCTAATCTAGAGCCATCTTTTGGCGAGAAGTCATTGGACAAGAAGGGAGCTGTTCTTAGATTGCTTCTAGACCCTGTGACTGTTCGTTGCATTACCCCGCAAATCTCACCAGAGCGTTCCGAGCCAAGATTGGCCAAGCCTTTTTTCGAGATTGGTCTAACCAAGGTGGTCGATTCCCCAGGATTTCTTTCTCCACAGCCTAGTCCTTCGATGATGGATGTCTCGGGGCTTATCTCTTTCTTGCTTATCTTTGTCCAGGGCACCTATTAGTCCTCGAACAAAGATCCGAGGGCGCGCCGAGCTCTTGTCATTCCCTGCGCCGCAGCTAGCTGATCCAGTGGATATACCTTACCGTATCAACATGATAGTAAACCAAGCCGAGGGATACGGTGCTGCACCGTTTGGAGGAGGTTTCGCGGTATTGGCTGATAACTTGCTCCTCCATCCGGTAACAAAGGACATTCTCCAGCTAATGCGTCTGTATCAATTTCAACCATCCATACAGCTGATGGAGCTCTACCCCTCAGCCCCCAAATGGGCCTAGATAGATAATGGTCTGGAGGAGTTCGTGGCAGAATAGTTTAAACTCCATTTCGGCAGACGGCAAGCCAAGCCAGTTTCTCATGACAGAATAGAGGTCGGAGAAGTTCGGAGAAGTATAGGATAGCCGCCTGGCACTGATGCTCGACAACTACAAAAGGCCTGTGGTTTGCCAAACATCGGCCGCGGTACTCGCAGTACTCAGAAACAGTCGTTCAACCCCAAAATGcatctcaatctctcacTCGTCGCTATACTCGGTCATGTCACGGCCCACTTGCCACTGGCCAGTGCTGCTGACCCTGACCCCATCCCCTACTTTGCCTTCTCAGACATTGGCACCTTCAATCTGTCGAGCCTGAACGCCTCCGATGCACGGAACTCGGCTATCCTTACTCGTCAGGAGGCTGAGCTTTTGCCTAATCGTACCAGGCAGCTTCGACATGGCTCATACCTGCGCAAATTGGCCAAAGGGAAAGACATCTACTTCACTACCAAGGCGAATGGCACCGAGCACGATATTACTTCCTTCTTACACCATTTCGGTATATCCGGGGTAATGATTGTTAAAGATGGGAAGATCCGTCTTGAGAGATACCAGTACGGTAATGAGCCATCATTCCGTAACCAGATTCAGTCTTGCACAAAGTCTTTCATCACAACCTCCATGGGTATCGCAATTGCCCAGAACAAGATTTCCCTCAATGATCCTGTATCGAAATGGATCCCTGAGCTTACCAAGTCTCCATGGGGGCCGGTCCACATACGAAACTTGATTGACATGACATCGGGTGTCCAAGAGCCCAACGGCACCCACAACCCGGACTTGTTCAATGACGTATACCCACGAACAGACCCTGACGCTGTCATCAAGTGGTTTAAGACCTTCGACAAGGTGGCGGAGCCTGGCAAGGTGTTCAATTACTACAACCCCAATTACTATGTTACTTCGCTCTCGCTTACTCGAGCCATTGGAGAG encodes:
- a CDS encoding Alpha/Beta hydrolase protein — protein: MEHVALIALTAFTTFCFLLIAYYTLYPTDPQIIPSPLHISRSLPEEEIKNLPYQPDFFPGARDVETEYGSIRVYEWGPETGPKVVLIHGMSTCAMTLGPIAKALVSRGCRVLLFDLFGRGFSDGVGDLPYDIRLYTTQVLLVLASSPLSWTGSNSLRLIGYSLGGAIAASFAVDFPHMVSSLILLAPAGLIRSTDLGLTFWFLFKSGLVPKRVLHALMRVQLQSTTNSGGVKEQHSSPQETDKIPTDLWTASSSVNKLSLQEQVSAYMPWIVAHHRGFVPAFTSCARFSPLTDQHRVWRALGKRKVGSTAVIIGDADEVINTTWYEKNGLPLLGGQERVMWKVLPGSHDFVMTAPELIMREIDILWGLHA
- a CDS encoding amino acid/polyamine transporter I, with the translated sequence MPRIFSLRSTLAIAFSITNTWIGYSATFVPPLLAGGGPAVVFCLVLACFACTVLALGLAELSSAFPSSGGQYHYAFMVSTEKYRAPVAFTVGWISILGWLFTTASTTVFCSQTSLVIASLYHPTYVWKPWQVWLVYVLITILSGVLIVMLPRWVPTAEKIFFFSSLLGLCVAFVTILATSSPKQPAKVIFAEWVNVTGWPDGLAFLLATGQAMYGFLGLDGATHIAEEMPNPERTVPKVIALIMAIGTVTSVPWSIALLFSTNNLDKVSAAAIPVFEVFMQAIRSQAAATFFTVWICFIYYGALVSCYVTSGRLIWAFSRDGGLPYSHIFSKIHPTLRVPVNATALAGVFMIVFGLLYVASTAAYNSIIGLAIMSTNITCALPQAILIIRGRSVMPKRYFDLGRITGTFCNVFASCYALLYTILFCFPLSLPVTAESMNYQAVVLVGTLALITVLWWGGKRKSFHGPVLEADGHIVSHHHEIPVKEN
- a CDS encoding beta-lactamase/transpeptidase-like protein, with the translated sequence MHLNLSLVAILGHVTAHLPLASAADPDPIPYFAFSDIGTFNLSSLNASDARNSAILTRQEAELLPNRTRQLRHGSYLRKLAKGKDIYFTTKANGTEHDITSFLHHFGISGVMIVKDGKIRLERYQYGNEPSFRNQIQSCTKSFITTSMGIAIAQNKISLNDPVSKWIPELTKSPWGPVHIRNLIDMTSGVQEPNGTHNPDLFNDVYPRTDPDAVIKWFKTFDKVAEPGKVFNYYNPNYYVTSLSLTRAIGEPLQNWVSKNIWEPAGMQYDGYMRVTGAGQVDGHGGLALTLPDMARYGMFILDAFNGNGGPRVPKQWFHDISSASSSKGIRGPGSIDIVPGFGYQTGWWTTPRGAKKYQLGNDGGFAALGTYDQAVYVIPGINTTIVLQSDNPVHYPNLFYFGQQFATAASLALREERY